In the genome of Candidatus Bathyarchaeia archaeon, one region contains:
- a CDS encoding ABC transporter ATP-binding protein codes for MAQDVVVKVENLVKWFPVKMGLFSSIFSRSQLHVRAVDDISFDVRRGEIFGLAGESGSGKTTTGRLMLRLIDPTSGKIVFHGKNITTLSDSELKPLRQKMQIVFQDPYESLNPRMTINDILSEPLQVQGLGHDEKQVEEKVYKTLEDVDLIPPEEFVFRYPHELSGGQRQRVATGRAFVLNPEFIVADEPVSMLDVSIRADILNLMSTLVEKTGASFVYITHDLALARHMCDRIAVMYLGKIMEKGPTDKLVYEPMHPYTRALISAVPVPDPLVKRSDIVIKGEIPSPVNPPSGCRFHTRCPIAEFPICKEKEPALNDYGDGHYAACNLIGTAKWKEFAPTA; via the coding sequence ATGGCGCAAGATGTCGTTGTGAAAGTAGAAAATCTGGTGAAGTGGTTCCCGGTCAAAATGGGACTCTTCTCATCCATCTTTTCGAGGAGTCAGCTCCATGTTCGTGCGGTAGATGACATAAGCTTCGATGTTAGAAGAGGCGAGATCTTTGGTTTGGCAGGTGAGAGCGGCAGCGGAAAGACAACCACAGGGAGACTTATGCTGCGACTGATTGATCCAACAAGCGGAAAAATAGTGTTCCATGGAAAAAATATAACGACTCTGTCAGACTCTGAGTTGAAGCCTCTTCGCCAAAAAATGCAGATCGTTTTTCAGGATCCTTATGAATCCTTGAACCCGAGAATGACAATCAACGACATTTTATCTGAACCACTCCAAGTCCAAGGACTAGGTCATGATGAGAAACAGGTGGAAGAGAAAGTCTACAAAACCCTCGAAGACGTTGATCTAATTCCTCCTGAAGAATTCGTTTTCAGGTATCCACACGAATTAAGTGGTGGACAACGCCAGAGAGTTGCAACTGGAAGAGCATTCGTTCTGAATCCCGAGTTTATTGTCGCAGACGAACCCGTGTCAATGCTTGACGTTTCCATCCGAGCAGACATCTTGAACCTGATGTCCACATTGGTCGAGAAAACAGGCGCCTCTTTCGTATACATTACCCATGACTTGGCTTTGGCTAGACACATGTGTGACAGAATTGCAGTGATGTATCTGGGGAAGATAATGGAAAAGGGACCGACGGACAAACTGGTTTATGAACCCATGCATCCCTACACCCGAGCACTAATCTCAGCTGTACCTGTTCCAGATCCCCTTGTCAAGCGCAGCGACATAGTGATAAAAGGCGAGATTCCCAGCCCGGTGAATCCACCCTCAGGCTGCAGATTCCACACAAGATGTCCAATCGCCGAGTTTCCGATCTGCAAAGAAAAAGAGCCTGCTCTCAATGATTATGGGGATGGACACTATGCCGCGTGCAACTTGATCGGAACAGCAAAATGGAAAGAGTTCGCCCCCACTGCGTAA
- a CDS encoding ABC transporter permease — protein sequence MTVTRPTYRSRFVFTAKRFRNFLKVFGRSRRGMFGIAILVFFAFLAVGAPLLTPNDPTFDNFVSSDYAQPIWFKYMPSGQNVAEDIYPVKDPHFLLADSLTGSNPDWNLTVETAYPSLSSITLKHSDLGRPIEFGGSGPGSAEISFHRARSRAPAGTVYVVLTNNFDYRYGSPPERFSADVTVLVNGAEEVNVETRLFIANASGSPLRVGNVTLDRFYLWTSPKITNTTGHWITPTSSVDSYESRMVERVQKITGIIGLKAAKAVFPIPGEYQYGFEVIFTDQNSGTVDRDISVNVDDLGFRLYGNAYGVLGTDQRGRDLFSQLVYGARISLFVGIFSAVLSVFIGLFVGLIAGYLGRVIDEILMRFTDALLVLPGLPLLLVLIAVLGPSLWNLIMVIGVLGWMGFARMVRSQTLSLRERPFVEAAKAVGAGKWHIISRHVLPNVMNLVYVSLALNVPSAILSEAALSWLGLFDPNQASWGRTLYDAQQYQGGQYWWWIVPPGVSIALVSLSFILIGYALDEILNPKLRQRR from the coding sequence ATGACCGTCACGAGGCCAACTTACCGATCCAGATTCGTATTCACAGCTAAGAGATTCAGAAACTTTCTCAAAGTCTTCGGCCGAAGCAGACGAGGAATGTTCGGCATAGCAATACTGGTTTTCTTTGCATTTTTGGCGGTGGGCGCGCCACTCTTGACACCCAACGACCCAACATTTGACAACTTCGTGTCCAGCGACTACGCCCAGCCTATATGGTTCAAATATATGCCTAGCGGCCAAAACGTAGCCGAAGACATCTACCCAGTAAAGGACCCACACTTCCTATTAGCTGACTCACTCACCGGCAGCAATCCTGACTGGAACCTCACGGTTGAGACGGCTTATCCTTCTCTGAGCAGCATCACACTAAAACACTCAGACCTGGGAAGGCCCATTGAATTCGGCGGATCAGGCCCAGGATCAGCAGAAATATCATTCCACCGGGCAAGATCAAGAGCACCCGCAGGAACAGTCTATGTAGTCTTGACAAACAACTTCGATTATCGATATGGATCACCACCAGAAAGATTCAGTGCCGACGTGACCGTGCTGGTCAACGGGGCTGAGGAAGTAAACGTCGAAACCAGACTCTTCATCGCCAACGCAAGCGGCAGCCCACTTCGCGTGGGAAACGTAACCTTGGACAGATTCTACCTCTGGACATCGCCAAAAATAACAAACACAACAGGCCACTGGATAACACCCACCAGCAGCGTTGACTCGTATGAATCGCGCATGGTTGAAAGAGTTCAAAAGATCACTGGAATAATAGGACTGAAAGCGGCAAAAGCAGTTTTCCCAATTCCCGGAGAATACCAGTACGGTTTTGAAGTAATATTCACGGACCAAAATTCCGGGACAGTGGACAGAGACATATCGGTGAACGTCGACGACTTAGGCTTCAGGCTCTACGGAAACGCCTACGGTGTTCTCGGCACCGACCAACGTGGAAGAGATCTGTTCTCACAATTAGTCTACGGAGCGCGCATCTCACTTTTTGTCGGAATTTTTTCAGCTGTCTTATCTGTATTCATTGGTTTGTTCGTGGGCTTGATCGCTGGATACCTAGGTAGAGTAATAGACGAAATCTTAATGCGATTCACAGACGCACTCCTTGTTCTCCCCGGGCTGCCACTCCTACTAGTCTTGATCGCCGTGCTGGGACCTTCACTTTGGAACCTAATCATGGTCATAGGCGTCCTAGGATGGATGGGTTTCGCAAGAATGGTTAGGTCTCAGACTCTCAGCTTAAGAGAAAGACCATTCGTGGAGGCAGCTAAAGCAGTAGGAGCCGGCAAATGGCATATAATATCCAGACATGTGCTGCCAAACGTAATGAACCTAGTCTATGTTTCACTTGCCTTAAACGTTCCAAGCGCCATACTGTCAGAGGCAGCCCTAAGCTGGCTGGGACTATTTGATCCGAATCAAGCATCTTGGGGAAGAACACTTTACGACGCGCAGCAATACCAAGGCGGCCAGTATTGGTGGTGGATTGTTCCCCCGGGAGTGTCAATTGCCTTAGTGTCTCTGTCTTTCATACTGATCGGATATGCGCTTGACGAGATACTGAATCCGAAACTGAGACAGAGACGTTAA
- a CDS encoding cohesin domain-containing protein — protein sequence MRGKTRIWSIAAVFIATLMVSMMSVPKAYADNIVSVTPPESGPGSPGDSFSVDVELDYAEGVRAFEFTLSWDPRILRLNALTPVVEGPFLPMGGPTFFVKSIGIAGESITAGDLITIYSWADGSGVLATVNFVVIAGGQTDLSLTAKLYDVDFNEMFTDAVGGHFWSPFPFIDFTWRVPIAVELPPQGSANVTGYGYYIAVDPDGDWDYRPLPDYWKFVPVLALNDADGTPESVANVQGATMFYGDEITFDGSGSYDLDASGNPATLNPSAFRWTIRAAGQDTIVYRGTTYDSRYESGTELPFGPVMSYMFPGGIPSMYTLYGPTHLGWHDLALEVTDSDGNVASYHTWIRIFRMSPAKTVMVSVPGPKHSLSKDGDTMTFAGKIQNRGGTNFFPYDALSVYLELARMIHAFFWGRVQFDILDSAGNVVDTVYSDALWLGATETPVDTMKATWTIPSGLPAGTYMVRAKGYFSVNGVTFGFGATGTAFKSFEILP from the coding sequence GTGAGAGGAAAAACTAGAATTTGGTCAATTGCTGCGGTCTTCATTGCAACCCTGATGGTTTCCATGATGAGTGTTCCGAAGGCATACGCTGACAACATAGTCTCTGTTACACCTCCGGAGTCTGGACCCGGGAGCCCGGGTGACAGCTTTAGCGTGGACGTCGAGCTTGATTACGCTGAGGGCGTGCGAGCTTTTGAGTTTACGTTAAGTTGGGACCCGAGAATCCTCAGATTGAACGCGTTGACGCCGGTTGTTGAGGGTCCGTTCTTACCGATGGGTGGTCCGACATTCTTCGTCAAATCCATTGGCATAGCAGGTGAATCAATAACGGCTGGCGACTTGATAACAATCTACAGTTGGGCTGATGGCAGTGGAGTTCTCGCCACAGTCAACTTTGTGGTCATTGCAGGCGGTCAGACAGATCTTAGCCTCACAGCGAAACTGTACGACGTTGACTTCAATGAAATGTTCACAGACGCTGTCGGCGGACACTTCTGGAGTCCATTCCCATTCATTGACTTCACTTGGCGGGTACCAATAGCTGTGGAGTTGCCACCGCAAGGTTCTGCGAATGTTACAGGCTACGGCTATTACATTGCAGTAGACCCTGACGGTGACTGGGACTATCGTCCATTACCAGACTATTGGAAATTCGTGCCAGTGTTAGCTTTGAATGACGCTGACGGTACTCCGGAAAGCGTTGCCAATGTTCAGGGCGCTACAATGTTCTACGGCGACGAGATAACCTTCGATGGATCTGGAAGCTACGACCTAGACGCAAGTGGCAATCCAGCTACACTCAACCCGAGCGCCTTCAGATGGACCATTAGAGCCGCTGGTCAAGACACAATCGTGTACCGCGGGACAACTTATGACTCACGATATGAGTCCGGCACTGAACTTCCGTTCGGACCTGTCATGAGTTATATGTTCCCAGGTGGGATTCCATCGATGTACACGCTTTATGGTCCAACGCATCTTGGCTGGCACGACTTGGCTCTTGAGGTCACTGACTCTGATGGCAACGTAGCTTCGTACCACACATGGATCAGAATCTTCAGGATGTCACCTGCCAAAACCGTAATGGTCAGCGTACCAGGTCCGAAGCATTCATTGTCCAAAGATGGCGACACGATGACTTTCGCAGGCAAGATTCAGAACCGAGGAGGCACAAACTTCTTCCCATACGATGCGCTGTCAGTATACTTAGAACTCGCTAGGATGATTCACGCATTCTTCTGGGGAAGAGTGCAGTTTGACATTCTCGATTCCGCAGGCAACGTTGTTGACACCGTGTACTCTGACGCCCTATGGCTCGGAGCAACAGAGACTCCAGTCGATACAATGAAAGCAACGTGGACAATTCCGTCAGGCCTTCCAGCAGGAACATACATGGTCAGAGCTAAGGGATACTTCAGCGTTAATGGAGTTACCTTCGGCTTTGGTGCCACAGGAACTGCGTTCAAGTCATTCGAAATCCTGCCGTAA
- a CDS encoding ABC transporter substrate-binding protein produces MNQTIKSLALFLAFATLATMALGIIPKATAGGPPGPVTGNMLIRIFNAPDQEELALATGDIDMNDWPLSNTFITAHATDPTITMNEVAEIGKMEFDINNQLWPTGPITSPRAGAKNQFFNPAGQRDIAALHFRRALAHLTNKDKYTTTFMGGYGYVMQTIVPVPALEGFTDYSTLTNATAVADAGAGGYTYPYDRAAAIAELEAGGFRDWDGDTKREWSGDGGSTWEELPNMKFWIRLDDPNRRQAGEDLYNEMVVVGIPEAASTGAIGLDKRIAERSTAFNQVMVLYDYNFYTGGWSMTADPDFIFDFLHSSMGQYSWANNYPGFKNAEFDDYAERVKYPLTLGAELRNAAIQAQWVANKYIPVIDLWASKSVKGYRTGWDGPVNYAGFGTDQSWSFQQMNWTDGVGNSRNGPADTIVWGFKSDISALQVMTSEWLWDWNVLSLIYDTMIARNPYNLPNEVGTLATSWSSTNSYPGWVGNTVVEFTMRTDAKFHDGSPVKPADFAYSVLAVRAAGAGNAWNFPVAMDVNKIEIQGNTIRVFFNVASAFAVHWVGFMPVINKDLWDDAIGVGTPAGYTGFIPDDTNGVYLPGTYADASQIRAYHPWTSLAAGDPTKNDLSEDGSWIFSFVSYSVGNNVALSAWSQMYSTIEWPGHSQFTFAEFIDKAFNQIGNVNYKNGYGDQLDWYTTDKKIDLPDLFKIATSMPSTSGMPWGPGQNQFNPDADVNSDNAVNVIDLATAATNYNKKQG; encoded by the coding sequence ATGAACCAGACTATTAAATCATTAGCTTTGTTTCTGGCGTTTGCTACGTTAGCAACAATGGCACTGGGTATAATCCCGAAAGCTACAGCTGGAGGTCCCCCAGGTCCCGTAACAGGCAACATGCTGATCAGGATATTCAATGCCCCTGATCAAGAAGAGCTTGCCTTAGCTACTGGAGACATCGACATGAACGACTGGCCCCTGAGCAACACATTCATAACTGCTCATGCGACTGATCCAACCATCACGATGAACGAGGTTGCTGAAATCGGCAAGATGGAGTTTGACATAAACAACCAGCTATGGCCTACTGGACCAATCACGTCACCCCGCGCTGGCGCAAAGAATCAGTTCTTCAACCCAGCGGGACAACGTGACATTGCAGCCTTGCACTTCAGGCGCGCGTTGGCTCATCTGACAAACAAAGACAAGTACACAACCACGTTCATGGGTGGCTACGGTTACGTCATGCAGACGATTGTGCCTGTTCCAGCGCTGGAAGGCTTCACAGACTATTCAACATTGACTAATGCAACTGCGGTGGCTGATGCGGGTGCAGGTGGATACACTTACCCGTATGATCGTGCTGCCGCGATTGCTGAGCTTGAGGCTGGAGGCTTCCGTGATTGGGACGGTGACACCAAGCGAGAATGGAGTGGCGACGGCGGATCAACTTGGGAAGAACTGCCAAACATGAAATTCTGGATCAGACTTGACGACCCGAACCGAAGGCAAGCTGGAGAAGACCTTTACAATGAAATGGTTGTTGTTGGAATTCCCGAAGCAGCATCAACGGGTGCTATAGGCCTTGACAAGCGTATTGCTGAAAGGTCAACTGCCTTCAACCAAGTTATGGTCCTCTACGACTATAACTTCTACACAGGCGGGTGGAGCATGACCGCAGATCCAGACTTCATCTTTGACTTCCTCCACTCAAGTATGGGTCAGTACAGTTGGGCGAACAATTATCCCGGCTTCAAGAACGCAGAATTCGACGACTATGCCGAGAGAGTCAAGTATCCATTGACGTTAGGTGCTGAGTTGCGAAATGCTGCGATTCAAGCGCAATGGGTTGCAAACAAATACATACCAGTCATTGATCTATGGGCTTCAAAAAGTGTCAAAGGTTACAGAACTGGCTGGGATGGTCCAGTCAACTATGCAGGTTTTGGAACCGACCAGAGCTGGTCGTTCCAGCAGATGAACTGGACCGACGGAGTAGGAAACAGTAGAAATGGCCCGGCTGACACAATTGTGTGGGGCTTCAAGAGTGACATTTCAGCGTTGCAAGTGATGACTTCGGAGTGGCTTTGGGATTGGAACGTGCTTAGCCTGATATACGACACCATGATCGCCCGAAACCCGTACAACCTGCCTAACGAAGTGGGTACTTTGGCGACAAGCTGGAGTTCAACGAACAGCTATCCTGGTTGGGTGGGCAACACCGTCGTCGAGTTCACGATGCGAACCGACGCCAAGTTCCACGATGGATCGCCTGTCAAACCAGCCGATTTCGCGTACAGCGTCTTAGCTGTTAGGGCTGCTGGTGCGGGCAACGCATGGAACTTCCCCGTCGCGATGGATGTCAACAAGATTGAGATTCAGGGAAACACCATCAGAGTCTTCTTCAATGTCGCAAGTGCATTCGCGGTTCACTGGGTGGGTTTCATGCCGGTGATAAACAAGGACTTATGGGATGATGCGATCGGTGTTGGAACACCAGCAGGCTACACGGGCTTCATTCCAGACGATACGAATGGAGTCTACCTGCCTGGCACATATGCCGATGCAAGCCAAATAAGAGCGTATCACCCATGGACTAGCCTAGCCGCTGGTGATCCCACTAAGAACGACCTATCAGAAGACGGCTCATGGATCTTCAGCTTTGTGTCATACTCTGTTGGCAACAACGTTGCTTTGTCAGCGTGGTCACAAATGTATTCGACTATAGAATGGCCTGGACATTCCCAATTCACTTTCGCGGAATTCATTGACAAGGCCTTCAACCAGATTGGCAACGTCAACTACAAGAACGGATACGGCGACCAGTTGGATTGGTACACAACAGACAAGAAGATTGACCTACCCGATTTGTTCAAAATTGCCACGTCGATGCCATCTACCAGTGGTATGCCATGGGGTCCGGGACAGAACCAGTTTAACCCAGATGCCGACGTTAACAGCGACAATGCAGTCAATGTCATCGATCTTGCAACAGCTGCCACAAACTATAACAAAAAGCAAGGATAA
- a CDS encoding S8 family serine peptidase → MPSPKFLLLLFLATFFVLPPSVKALDISNSVIRSDMVRNDLNIRGRGVGVAVLDTGVDAFHPALTGRIVSQVDFTGEGVGDFNGHGTHVTGIVASQDATFIGVSPAADISSVKILNAVGWWFYDWYFQGTQWVYRNRDVFNIRVASLSAGEPYNTFNYEVGGTSLWSRAADELVDAGVVFVAIAGNEGQFDESEQIRDPGVAFNVITVGAVDDQGNADRDQSVLPQFSSRGPASGGRPKPDLVAPGVDIWSTLPNAAWGSGDGTSMVTPHVSGTVALMLEANPNLRPLQVKAALRQTAYLNNDLRGRSINARGWGIVDAYAATLQAQAPNSIDMNLSWDPFAWRSLEKIEHYSWGYTVKTVVFGVNSIGGFSLFSVLFNKTIVNNQTGQVQYVPDMLFGQISSSYVWVDHKRYFLEKRYFERGPRPLYINDGDRDYWLIIGEMRIEDMELKIMHSVKSWSLTIEPIWFVKNTGSRRHQFALLQFLDAKLITSTNNYVTYSWNGATIYSETKVYYMGLIVKNTMVSSPQLYLDPTYNDHPWEWILRGNPFTHDPDSELNSETVYDTDISLYYKADYPRIEPNYQWAVGPWIWISG, encoded by the coding sequence TTGCCTTCGCCCAAATTTCTTCTGCTGCTTTTCCTCGCCACGTTCTTTGTGCTACCGCCATCGGTGAAAGCATTAGACATCAGCAATAGTGTGATTAGATCTGACATGGTTAGAAACGATCTGAACATTCGTGGTCGAGGCGTAGGGGTAGCGGTTTTGGATACTGGTGTAGATGCTTTCCATCCTGCCCTCACTGGGAGAATAGTCTCGCAAGTAGACTTCACCGGAGAAGGCGTAGGAGACTTTAACGGCCATGGAACACACGTTACAGGCATTGTTGCGAGCCAGGACGCTACTTTCATCGGCGTTTCTCCTGCCGCGGATATTTCAAGTGTCAAGATATTGAATGCGGTTGGATGGTGGTTTTACGACTGGTATTTCCAAGGTACTCAGTGGGTTTACCGGAATAGGGATGTCTTTAACATAAGGGTTGCAAGCCTCTCCGCAGGCGAGCCCTATAACACGTTCAATTACGAGGTTGGTGGGACGAGTCTTTGGAGTCGGGCCGCTGACGAACTCGTTGACGCCGGAGTGGTATTCGTAGCAATAGCGGGTAATGAGGGCCAATTTGATGAATCAGAGCAAATCAGGGATCCAGGGGTTGCCTTCAACGTTATAACAGTGGGCGCTGTTGATGATCAAGGTAATGCTGACAGGGATCAGTCAGTACTGCCACAATTTAGCAGCAGGGGTCCTGCTTCAGGCGGAAGGCCGAAGCCTGATCTTGTTGCGCCAGGCGTTGACATTTGGTCTACTTTGCCCAACGCAGCGTGGGGATCAGGTGATGGGACCAGCATGGTAACACCTCATGTAAGCGGTACCGTTGCGCTGATGCTTGAAGCAAACCCCAACCTTAGACCTCTGCAGGTTAAGGCTGCACTGAGACAAACTGCTTATCTGAATAATGATTTGAGAGGTCGTTCGATTAATGCCCGGGGGTGGGGAATCGTCGATGCCTACGCAGCAACTTTGCAGGCTCAGGCTCCAAACTCAATCGACATGAACTTGAGCTGGGATCCCTTTGCGTGGAGGTCTTTGGAGAAAATCGAACATTATTCTTGGGGCTACACGGTGAAAACCGTTGTTTTCGGCGTTAATTCCATTGGCGGCTTTTCGTTATTTTCCGTGTTGTTCAATAAGACAATAGTGAACAACCAGACCGGTCAGGTGCAATATGTTCCGGACATGTTGTTCGGTCAGATAAGTTCTTCATATGTTTGGGTTGATCACAAGAGATATTTTCTGGAAAAAAGGTACTTTGAGCGAGGACCAAGGCCGTTGTACATCAATGATGGCGATCGAGACTATTGGCTAATAATTGGCGAAATGAGAATAGAGGACATGGAATTGAAAATAATGCATTCGGTTAAGAGCTGGAGTCTAACGATTGAACCAATCTGGTTCGTTAAGAACACTGGGAGCAGACGCCATCAGTTTGCGCTACTTCAGTTTCTAGACGCCAAACTGATAACATCAACAAACAATTATGTAACGTACTCTTGGAATGGAGCCACAATTTACAGCGAAACAAAAGTCTACTACATGGGGCTAATTGTTAAGAATACAATGGTTAGTTCACCACAACTCTACCTGGACCCTACCTACAACGATCACCCGTGGGAATGGATTCTCCGAGGTAACCCGTTTACGCATGATCCTGATAGCGAGTTGAACAGCGAAACTGTCTATGATACTGACATATCATTGTACTACAAGGCCGACTATCCGAGAATTGAGCCTAACTACCAGTGGGCTGTAGGCCCATGGATATGGATATCCGGATAA
- a CDS encoding ABC transporter ATP-binding protein: MPLLDVQDLKTYYTTLRGPVKAVEGISFQVEKGEALGLAGESGCGKTTVALSLLRLLPGAGRIIEGKVLFDNTDIVTLPEDDMRKNVRWKRMAIVFQGAMNALNPVFKVGEQIIEAIVTHEPEVSRKEAEERTRKLLEMVGIGPARGSNYPHEFSGGMRQRALIAMSIACNPDLLIGDEPGTALDVIVQAQVLRLLRELKTKLNLAMILITHDLSIIAETCEKAAIMYAGGIAEYGNVVGIFKEPLHPYTQGLMAAFPSIKAARTKMKSIPGQPPDLLNPPSGCRFHPRCPYAMEVCRMKMPELEKISEGHYAACYLVTKT; encoded by the coding sequence ATGCCGCTGTTAGATGTGCAGGATTTAAAAACATATTACACAACGCTCAGAGGCCCAGTGAAAGCCGTTGAGGGCATCAGCTTCCAAGTGGAAAAGGGAGAAGCTTTAGGCCTCGCAGGCGAGTCAGGGTGCGGCAAAACCACAGTTGCACTGTCCCTTCTAAGGTTGCTTCCAGGCGCTGGCAGAATAATTGAAGGCAAAGTACTCTTTGACAACACCGACATCGTGACGCTCCCTGAAGACGATATGAGAAAGAACGTGAGATGGAAGAGGATGGCAATCGTTTTTCAAGGCGCAATGAACGCCTTGAACCCAGTCTTCAAAGTTGGAGAACAAATAATCGAAGCCATTGTAACACATGAACCCGAAGTTTCCAGAAAAGAGGCTGAGGAAAGAACTCGAAAACTCCTAGAAATGGTTGGCATAGGGCCTGCAAGAGGAAGCAACTATCCCCACGAGTTCAGCGGCGGAATGAGACAGCGGGCACTGATTGCCATGTCGATTGCGTGCAACCCCGACCTCTTAATAGGAGACGAGCCGGGAACCGCGTTGGACGTTATCGTGCAGGCGCAGGTTCTTAGACTATTACGAGAGCTCAAGACGAAACTCAACCTCGCTATGATATTAATCACCCATGATTTGTCCATTATTGCTGAAACATGTGAAAAAGCAGCGATCATGTATGCCGGTGGGATTGCAGAATACGGAAACGTTGTCGGCATTTTCAAAGAGCCCTTGCACCCGTACACGCAGGGTTTGATGGCAGCTTTCCCAAGCATTAAGGCTGCAAGGACAAAGATGAAATCGATTCCTGGACAGCCGCCAGACCTGTTGAATCCTCCGTCGGGTTGTAGATTCCATCCAAGATGCCCATACGCCATGGAAGTATGCAGGATGAAGATGCCAGAATTGGAGAAGATAAGTGAAGGTCACTATGCGGCTTGTTATCTCGTGACAAAGACTTAG
- a CDS encoding ABC transporter permease, whose translation MGLRGFIVKRTLFSVFLVFFVLTLNFIIFQLMPGNPIEVFAGSNRIRNEEMRNEIIARFGLDKSVTERFGLYILNMLTFRFGASYRTGDYIINEVGDRLFNTLLLMGTSEILAIVLGITLGVIAAQKRGGIFDNVSVLGSLTTYSLPSFWIGMVLLLVFYFNLRWFPNANTYPPAWAIEFQSTGGFPPKIILGSLMGVQIALPSLIEIQGRLLHLFLPALTLTVFSYGGYLLLTRATMLETLSEDYILTAKAKGLKERTVLFKHALKNASLPLITSVALTFGFILSGAIITEQVFTYPGIGQWTWQAISYSDYPALQTIFYLIALCVIAANFVADVLYGIVDPRIKYG comes from the coding sequence GTGGGACTTCGAGGCTTCATAGTTAAAAGAACTCTGTTCTCTGTTTTCCTCGTCTTCTTCGTCCTCACGCTGAATTTCATAATATTCCAGCTAATGCCAGGAAACCCCATCGAAGTCTTCGCAGGATCAAACAGAATCAGGAACGAAGAGATGCGAAATGAGATTATAGCAAGATTCGGCCTAGACAAAAGTGTCACCGAAAGATTTGGACTGTACATCCTAAATATGCTCACTTTCAGATTTGGCGCCTCCTACCGCACAGGCGACTACATAATAAACGAAGTTGGAGACCGCCTATTCAACACACTTCTCTTAATGGGAACCTCAGAAATCCTAGCAATCGTACTAGGCATTACGCTTGGAGTGATAGCAGCACAAAAACGCGGGGGAATCTTCGACAACGTGTCCGTTCTCGGCTCATTAACGACGTATTCACTTCCCTCCTTCTGGATAGGCATGGTTCTCCTACTAGTGTTTTATTTCAACCTTCGCTGGTTCCCAAACGCCAACACATACCCACCAGCTTGGGCTATAGAATTTCAGTCAACCGGAGGATTTCCTCCAAAAATTATTTTGGGCAGCCTCATGGGCGTTCAAATTGCCTTACCGAGTCTAATAGAGATTCAAGGGCGACTGCTGCACCTTTTCCTTCCAGCTCTTACTCTTACGGTGTTCAGCTACGGCGGATATCTGCTTCTGACAAGGGCTACAATGCTCGAGACACTCTCAGAAGATTACATTCTGACCGCAAAGGCAAAGGGTCTGAAAGAAAGAACCGTCTTGTTCAAACACGCGTTGAAAAACGCCTCACTGCCACTGATCACAAGTGTGGCTCTCACGTTTGGTTTCATATTGAGCGGGGCAATAATAACGGAGCAAGTGTTCACGTATCCTGGAATAGGACAATGGACTTGGCAGGCGATCTCATATAGCGACTATCCAGCCCTTCAAACAATCTTCTATCTAATAGCTTTGTGCGTGATCGCAGCCAACTTTGTAGCAGATGTCCTGTACGGTATCGTTGATCCCCGGATCAAATATGGGTGA